A DNA window from Arachis duranensis cultivar V14167 chromosome 3, aradu.V14167.gnm2.J7QH, whole genome shotgun sequence contains the following coding sequences:
- the LOC107479488 gene encoding uncharacterized protein LOC107479488 yields the protein MKAKVPKDFKAPDMTLYDGISHPSYHLSNFRSRMYLTDASNKIRCKVFPTTLTKTAIKWFDNLPPRSITSFDNLTKKFLARFSIQKDKTKHAPRLLGIKEGDREILCSYMERFNKACLNIHNLPTEAAIMGLINGLRDRPFSHSISMKHPTSLNDVKEQAEKYINMEKNSRLGETSKTEFSYPPRDKDKESTKKEDQPTDKPRKYHNYIPLRVSLMDVYQEICNIEKIPPPCPIKHKRGESLMEYCEYHQIYGHATNECYDLKNVIEKLAREGRLDRFLANRADEPKKRRDEEDRRAERPPRTPERHVHMINRGFAGGGIFVFTGGGISKSSRKRHLKEVYLVGEGDRSPDLPTITFTQEDAAGIIPRHDDPVVVTIILANGNLHRTLVDQGSSTDILFKSAFDMLDLQEKELRAYPNILFGLGDAPIQPVGYIPLHTTFGK from the coding sequence atgaaagctaaagtcccAAAAGACTTCAAAGCTCCTGACATGACCCTATACGACGGAATATCTCACCCAAGctatcatctcagcaatttcagaagtcggATGTATCTCACAGATGCCTCGAATAAGATCCGTTGCAAAGTTTTCCCGACCACCTTGACCAAAACAGCGATaaagtggttcgacaatctGCCGCCAAGGTCGATCACAAGCTTCGATAACCTCACCAAGAAGTTCTTAGCTaggttctccatccagaaggacaaaaccAAGCACGCTCCAAGGCTACTAGGTATTAAAGAAGGAGATAGGGAAATCCTCTGTAgttacatggaaagattcaataaaGCATGCCTTAACATACATAATCTTCCTACCGAAGCAGCGATTATGGGACTCATCAACGGCCTGCGAGATAGACCCTTCAGCCACTCCATATCCATGAAACACCCAACATCTCTAAATGATGTAAAAGAACAGGCGGAAaaatacatcaatatggagAAGAACTCCCGATTAGGGGAAACTTCAAAGACCGAATTCTCCTACCCACCTCGggacaaggataaagagtccacgAAGAAAGAAGACCAACCTACTGATAAACCCAGGAAGTACCACAACTACATCCCCCTTCGGGTGTCCCTTATGGATGTTTACCAAGAGATATGCAACATTGAGAAGATCCCACCCCCTTGCCCGATTAAACACAAGAGAGGAGAAAGTTTGATGGAGTATTGTGAATACCACCAAATCTATGGGCATGCCACCAACGAGTGCTACGACCTGAAGAACGTTATAGAAAAATTGGCACGAGAAGGGAGACTAGATCGGTTCTTAGCCAATAGAGCAGACGAACCAAAAAAGAGAAGGGATGAAGAGGACAGACGAGCTGAACGTCCCCCTCGTACCCCTGaaagacatgttcacatgataaacAGAGGATTTGCAGGAGGAGGGATCTTTGTATTTACAGGAGGAGGAATCTCTAAGTCATCCCGCAAAAGGCACCTTAAAGAGGTGTACCTTGTCGGGGAAGGAGACAGGTCGcccgacctccccactattACCTTCACTCAAGAAGACGCCGCAGGAATCATCCCGAGGCATGATGACCCCGTGGTCGTTACCATCATACTTGCCAATGGCAATCTCCACCGAACATTGGTAGATCAAGGAAGCTCTACGGATATCTTGTTCAAATCCGCCTTCGACATGCTCGACCTAcaagaaaaagagctcagagcGTATCCTAATATCCTATTTGGGCTTGGAGATGCCCCAATTCAGCCAGTTGGGTACATCCCATTGCACACAACTTTCGGAAAATGA